Within the Salvia hispanica cultivar TCC Black 2014 chromosome 4, UniMelb_Shisp_WGS_1.0, whole genome shotgun sequence genome, the region AAGTTACATTAGTTGCAATATTTTCGTTTCATTCATATGTCATGCATCTCAAATTATACATTCAaataactttttctattttcatacTTCTTTTGTAAGAAACCAAGAACTTGAGCATAACTCAacatattactataaatacaCCACCAACAAATCAACGATATCATTATATTAATCAcattattcaaaacaaaaccctaATCAAAACCCATGGCTACTTCCttccaaaccctaatttctcTCCTTGCCACCATAGCTTTGTTCCTCACGGCAGCGGAAGCACAGCGACCGCGTCCGCCACCAAGAAGGACCTCCTTTACCGTCACCTTCAACGGCTCGAGGCCATTGGACCTCACCTTCCAAGGCGACGCCTACTTCCCTCCGGGAGCCACCCGCCTCCGCCTCACGAAAACCGACGTTTTCGGCAACGCAGAGCTCAACACCGCCGGCCGAGTCTTGTACTCCAACCCCATCAGATTCTTGGGAGggaggcggcggcgggcgAGAGCCAGCTTTGAATCCACCGTGAGATTCGTCATCACGCCGAACCGAGGCGACACCAATCCGCCGGCCGACGGCCTCGTCTTCTTCCTCGCCCCCGTCAACTCCACCCCCGACGCAAGTGGCGGGAGCTTCGGAGTCTTCGATTTAACCGGAAAAAAGGCGTCCGTTTTTGCAGTGGAGTTCGACATCTTCAGCAACGAATGGGACCCGAGTTTTCGTCATGTAGGGATCGACATTCAGTCTCAGGTTTCCAGCAACGTGACGGCGGTCGACGACGCGATTTTGGGGCAGGAGGTGAGTGCCCGCATCGACTACAATGCGGCCACGAATTTGATTAGGGTTAACGGCAGCGTCGGTGCGAGGGGGTTTGAGGTGAGTTATGTGTATGATTTGAGCACTATTCTACCTGAACAAGTTCAGGCCGGATTATCTGCTGCCACCGGAGGTTTGGCCGCCGTTCACGACGTCGTCGCGTGGTCTTTCAGTTCCACCATGCGGAGAAGAAGGCCTAATAGCGGCGAGTTTGAGAATTGAGAGTTTGAGTTTGGAAATAATGCTATAAAAATGTACAATCAAGTATGTATCCGGTATTGTAATTAATATCGaaataatgcaataaatactaattacattatgtttagtttttattttaaacaactacgtactactacctccgtccctgaaagtttgacacagtttactatttcggtccatccctgaaagtttgacacactttactttttaccattataggtagtggacctcatattccactaactcattcatactcacattttattataaaactaattctTTAATTGTAGGATCTAtatcccactaactttttcaacacactttttacatttcttaaaacccgtgtcgggtcaaaccgtgtcaaactttcagggacggaggtagtattaagGAGTATTAAACTTGAGGAAATTATAATCAAACTACCTTATGATTCAAAGTTGATATCAcactattcttttttatttgtccaaaatatatcatatttttatctttggaataaataaatcataattaatacatCGAATTATGTATTCTctatattcatattatttaaatttactattttgaCAATGATGTCTACTTCAAATACAAAGGTAAACTTCTTTTTGCGTATCTTTTACTATCCGTAaatgatagtagtagtattttggTTATTGatccaaaaattaaagaaacaaTTTCTAAAGATTTATGCCTAATCAAAATGGATCTTTAAATTATGCACGAGTGGAACtacttaataaaaaagtacacATAGAATAAATCCCAAGATTGAATTTAAGCACGTGATTAAAACTCCGTAATTAGACTCTCAAACTAATTAGTCTGGAACATTAGATAATTCCATAATCATTCGAGAAGTAAATTAACGTTACccaatataatttaattagcatcaacccataaataaattatagatcagcctacttaattaattaaaactagcCCAACGTATGAGTAAAGATAGCCCAAGCTAAAGTTCCCCAATTATTAGTCCTGGGCCcatgattttaaattactcTCTGGCCCAAACAAGAAAAGAGACCATCCCAAATTAAAGGTAAGCGTAATTAACCCTAATAACGAAATTTCTCTATTATATTGGTCACCCCAAATCATAGGGGAAGGGAGTAAACAGCATGGTGTGTGTATTTACCTTCGTCGAGCAAGGAAT harbors:
- the LOC125220534 gene encoding agglutinin-2-like; this encodes MATSFQTLISLLATIALFLTAAEAQRPRPPPRRTSFTVTFNGSRPLDLTFQGDAYFPPGATRLRLTKTDVFGNAELNTAGRVLYSNPIRFLGGRRRRARASFESTVRFVITPNRGDTNPPADGLVFFLAPVNSTPDASGGSFGVFDLTGKKASVFAVEFDIFSNEWDPSFRHVGIDIQSQVSSNVTAVDDAILGQEVSARIDYNAATNLIRVNGSVGARGFEVSYVYDLSTILPEQVQAGLSAATGGLAAVHDVVAWSFSSTMRRRRPNSGEFEN